CTTGCCGGGTAGAAGTGGATGGACAGCGTTATGCAGGGAAGTCGTCTGCAGGCCTGTGGACTTTTCAATTACCAATGAAGCAGGTGAGTAATGGCCAGCTCCTCTGCAACTAAAAACAGTCGCCTGCTCAACCCATGGGCGCTGGCGGTGGTCGCCGTCGCCGTGGGCGGCCTGCTGTGGGCGACCTTCCAGCGTGAAGAAGTGTTCCAGCCCGACGGCCGTGAGCCGGACGCGGTTTCGGCCAACTACGCCGAGCTGTTGTTGGCGGCCCACCCCGATGATGATCACCTGCGTCTGCAACTGATCGACTTGCTGATTCGCCTGGGTGATTACACCAAGGCGCGGCAACACCTTGAGGCCTGGCCCAAGCCAAAGGCGGAGGTACAGGCCTATTACCGTCTGGAGCTTGACGCACTGGTGGCGGCCAGCGGCAACGATCTGATCGCGCAGCAGGCGTTGGTCGAGCGTCTGAAAAGCTTCGATCACCGCGAGCTGCCGACGCCGCAATTGCAGAACCTGGCGAAGTTGGCGCTGACCCTGCAAGCCCCGGCATTCGCCGCCAGTGTCTTCGAGGAAATCGCCGGGCGTGATCCGAAGCTGCGCATCGAGTCGCTCAAGTCGGCCGCCCAGTGGTATCTGGCGGGTGAGCAACCGGGCCGTGCAGCGGAAATCTATCTGCAGCTGAAAAAGGACACCGAGGTCGAGACCGAGCGTCGCGAATATGCGCAGCTGGCGTTCAACGGCCTGCTGTCCGCCGGCCGTGGCGATGATGCCGCACAAGTGCTCGCGGATGAACTGCCACAGCTGACCAATCCAGAGACTGATGTGGCCTGGCTCCAGCAGGGCGTCGATGTCGCGGTGGCGAACAAGCGCTTTGACCTGGCAGAGCAAGTGCTCAAGCAGTGGCAGACCTTGCAGCCGGATAACCCGCAGATTCCGCTGAAGACCTTCCATGTGCGCCTGGCCATTGGCGACCTGGCGGGGGCTTGGGAAATCGGCCAGCAATTGGCAATCGATCACCCGGAAGACCCGGCGCTGATCGAGCAAATGGCACACCTGGGTGAATGGCGTGGCGATACCGAGGCTGCTCTGAACTACTGGATCAGCCTGCTGGAATTGCGCGAGGACCCGGAGGTTCGGGAGCACGCCTGGCGCCTGGCGAGCCAGCAGTTCGACTTCGATCGTTCGATCCCGTTGCTCGCCGGCATCATGGATCAGCGCGCGCTCACCGACACCGAACTGGATGCACTGAACTACGGTCACGAATCCCGGGGTACGCCGAATGAGGCCGAGGCCTGGTTCCGTGCCTACGTGCGCAAGTACCCGGAACATCGCCTGGCCTGGACGCGCCTTTTGCAGAACCTGGAAAACACCGGGCAGTTCGAGGCCAAGTCGAAGGTCTACAAGGACTATTCGAAACGCTTCAAGCTCAACACCACCGAGCAGGTCGATTGGGCCAACACCTATCTGAAGCTGTTCGATTATCAAGGCGCGTGGAGTGTCTTGAAGGAAGACGACCAGAGCATCACCGACGAGAGTTACTGGCGCACCCGGGCCGCCCTGGCCTGGGACCTGGAGCGCGATGAAGACCTGCGGGTGTCCCTGGAGAAACTGCTGTCGATCGATGGCAAGTTGACCAGTGGCGACGAGAGCCAGTTGATCACCATCTACCGCACCAGCAACCCGCAGCGCGCCTTGACCTTGACCGTTGGCAGCTGGGAGCGCACCAAGGATCCGCAGCGCCTGGTCGAAGCCTTGCAGCAAGCGCAAGAGCTGGAGGACTGGCCGCTGGTGGTGAAGCTGCTCAAGGATGCCGAAGAACATCCCGAAGCCTATGAACAGGCTCAGGTGCTGGCAGTGCGCGGCGCCCTGGCGGTTCAGCAGGGGCAGAGCGATGAAGCCGAGCGCCTGTATCAATTGGGCTTGCAGCGCTATCCCGATGACAACCTGTTCCGTGAGCGCCTGGTGTGGCTGTACGTCGATCAGGGCAACACCGCGAAACTCAAGCCGTTGCTCACCCAATGGCGCAGCAATGCGCGCGAAGACCGCCTGTTGTGGCTGCCGTTCGCCAGTGCCAGCCAGATGCTCGGGCGTGATGCCGA
This genomic interval from Pseudomonas putida contains the following:
- a CDS encoding tetratricopeptide repeat protein, which codes for MASSSATKNSRLLNPWALAVVAVAVGGLLWATFQREEVFQPDGREPDAVSANYAELLLAAHPDDDHLRLQLIDLLIRLGDYTKARQHLEAWPKPKAEVQAYYRLELDALVAASGNDLIAQQALVERLKSFDHRELPTPQLQNLAKLALTLQAPAFAASVFEEIAGRDPKLRIESLKSAAQWYLAGEQPGRAAEIYLQLKKDTEVETERREYAQLAFNGLLSAGRGDDAAQVLADELPQLTNPETDVAWLQQGVDVAVANKRFDLAEQVLKQWQTLQPDNPQIPLKTFHVRLAIGDLAGAWEIGQQLAIDHPEDPALIEQMAHLGEWRGDTEAALNYWISLLELREDPEVREHAWRLASQQFDFDRSIPLLAGIMDQRALTDTELDALNYGHESRGTPNEAEAWFRAYVRKYPEHRLAWTRLLQNLENTGQFEAKSKVYKDYSKRFKLNTTEQVDWANTYLKLFDYQGAWSVLKEDDQSITDESYWRTRAALAWDLERDEDLRVSLEKLLSIDGKLTSGDESQLITIYRTSNPQRALTLTVGSWERTKDPQRLVEALQQAQELEDWPLVVKLLKDAEEHPEAYEQAQVLAVRGALAVQQGQSDEAERLYQLGLQRYPDDNLFRERLVWLYVDQGNTAKLKPLLTQWRSNAREDRLLWLPFASASQMLGRDAEALAWYRMYLKTSPQDWLVRAAYADALESAGYEDAAQRLRLKLLRSPEGENIQPSSQRYAIWLRLMSSSYSPKKAQQEVLKWKDGSPAMLQLWFERLLARLDATNQEAQKDEWLAWARSQGLKVERYEQIQEALRSRNKAQVEALLASSDLNPAQRAQALNRLGRLGEALDTSLSALGDEQPEAVREQLRRQAVEINERTPQGAQISWHEQDFGGLDFKGPRLEIAQNLGDKWYADVELEQGDYSGDDIESSEIGTERNVALTLQRAVENGSYKLFADTSQRSDDDRNGLGLSRTWQLGVSDELETGVDWHRKNEDSGLMRAFGQQDRVFLGGRHSLTARDQFSWEVAQRSFSTRAGDDLGDGHALKMEYNHTLEFAGPNWTVRSGVDYQKNNVKDKTLDYLSSRNGGPVIVPAQTIDPDTGLPDPTDTQTVLASDLLQSRYGQLYVGSSWRRGLPGALVRTRPQYTWLVDLTGGWQWTDSTFNYGISTGLGIEVLGDDELALTFGYQSAPQGGDGKAGGTLGVSYGVRFGR